AAGCGCAGCAGCTTGGTATTACGCCGGAGCAAATGATCGGTGAAATGAGCCAGGAGCACCAGACCGATTTCGCCGGTTTTAATATTAGCTACGACAACTACCACTCAACGCACAGCGACGAGAATCGCGAGCTGTCCGAGCTGATTTATACGCGCCTGAAAGAGAACGGTTTTATTAAGAACCGCACCATCTCTCAACTCTACGATCCGGAAAAAGGCATGTTCCTGCCGGACCGATTTGTGAAAGGCACCTGCCCGAAATGTAAATCCGCAGACCAGTACGGCGATAACTGTGAAGTGTGCGGCGCGACCTACAGCCCGACCGAACTTATCGAACCGAAATCCGTGGTGTCCGGCGCGACGCCGGTAATGCGTGACTCCGAGCACTTTTTCTTTGACCTGCCGTCATTCAGCGAAATGTTGCAGGCGTGGACCCGCAGCGGCGCGCTGCAGGAGCAGGTGGCGAACAAAATGCAGGAGTGGTTTGAATCCGGCCTGCAACAGTGGGACATTTCCCGCGACGCGCCGTATTTTGGTTTCGAAATCCCGAACGCGCCGGGCAAATATTTCTACGTCTGGCTGGACGCGCCGATTGGCTATATGGGCTCCTTCAAAAATCTGTGCGATAAGCGCGGTGACACGACCAGTTTTGATGAGTACTGGAAAAAAGACTCCGATGCCGAGCTGTACCACTTTATCGGCAAAGACATCGTCTATTTCCACAGCCTGTTCTGGCCTGCCATGCTGGAAGGCAGCCACTTCCGTAAGCCGACCAACCTGTTCGTTCACGGTTACGTGACGGTGAACGGCGCGAAGATGTCTAAGTCTCGCGGCACCTTTATTAAGGCCAGCACCTGGCTGAAACACTTTGACGCCGACAGCCTGCGCTACTACTACACCGCGAAGCTTTCTTCACGCATTGATGACATCGACCTGAACCTGGAAGACTTTGTCCAGCGCGTCAATGCCGATATCGTCAATAAAGTAGTCAACCTGGCCTCGCGTAACGCCGGTTTTATCAATAAGCGTTTCGACGGCGTGCTGGCGGCTGAACTGGCCGATCCGCAATTGTATAAAACCTTTACTGACGCCGCTGCGGTGATTGGCGAAGCATGGGAAAGCCGTGAATTCGGTAAAGCTATCCGTGAGATTATGGCGCTGGCCGACATCGCTAACCGTTATGTTGACGAGCAAGCGCCGTGGGTGGTGGCTAAACAAGAAGGCCGCGACGCGGACCTGCAGGCCATTTGCTCAATGGGCATCAACCTGTTCCGCGTGCTGATGACGTATCTGAAACCGGTACTGCCGACGC
This DNA window, taken from Salmonella enterica subsp. enterica serovar Typhimurium str. LT2, encodes the following:
- the metG gene encoding methionine tRNA synthetase (similar to E. coli methionine tRNA synthetase (AAC75175.1); Blastp hit to AAC75175.1 (677 aa), 95% identity in aa 1 - 677); translation: MTQVAKKILVTCALPYANGSIHLGHMLEHIQADVWVRYQRMRGHEVNFICADDAHGTPIMLKAQQLGITPEQMIGEMSQEHQTDFAGFNISYDNYHSTHSDENRELSELIYTRLKENGFIKNRTISQLYDPEKGMFLPDRFVKGTCPKCKSADQYGDNCEVCGATYSPTELIEPKSVVSGATPVMRDSEHFFFDLPSFSEMLQAWTRSGALQEQVANKMQEWFESGLQQWDISRDAPYFGFEIPNAPGKYFYVWLDAPIGYMGSFKNLCDKRGDTTSFDEYWKKDSDAELYHFIGKDIVYFHSLFWPAMLEGSHFRKPTNLFVHGYVTVNGAKMSKSRGTFIKASTWLKHFDADSLRYYYTAKLSSRIDDIDLNLEDFVQRVNADIVNKVVNLASRNAGFINKRFDGVLAAELADPQLYKTFTDAAAVIGEAWESREFGKAIREIMALADIANRYVDEQAPWVVAKQEGRDADLQAICSMGINLFRVLMTYLKPVLPTLSERVEAFLNSELNWDAIEQPLLGHKVNTFKALYNRIDMKQVEALVESSKEEVKAAAAPVTGPLADFPIQETITFDDFAKIDLRVALIENAEFVDGSDKLLRLTLDLGGEKRNVFSGIRSAYPDPQALIGRQTVMVANLAPRKMRFGVSEGMVMAAGPGGKDIFLLSPDDGAKPGQQVK